AATTTCCAAATCTTATCATTTAGAATAGGATCACCATAAGGAATTGGAGGAGCTTCAATCAAAAACTCTGGTGCATGCCTAGCAACCTAATACCCAGAAGACACCGTATAGTTTCCATCTCGTGTATGACTCCAAATAAActtatcttctttttctgtttggCTTAAATATATCTGGCTTACGAGACGTTGGTCCTCGTCGCATAAATAGGAATGTAGTGCCACCGGATTCCAATGGTTGTAAGGTGGAGTTGTAATCAGATCACTAACAAGTAAATCACAATTCATTCTTGTAGAAGCACGCCGAGGTGGAATAACAGGTAACCAGTTATCTTTGAAAACTTGTATATCTTTGTCATTTCCCACAATGTAGCTACATCCTTTCTTTAAAACATCAATACCAGCAAGCAAAGATGCCCATTCATATGACTGCTTACGACATGTTTTCCCTTCTAGAAGTTGTTTTCCTTTAAGATGTCGGGCTTTATAAAGTTTGGAAAAGAGACAGTTTGGTTTTGAGTAGATTCACCATGCTTGTTTGGCAAGCAAAGCATAATTAAATTTGGGTAAATCTTTGAATCCAAGCCCTCCTTATTTCTTCGTATACTGTAATTTTTTCCAAGCCACCCATGATAAACCTTTAAGATCATTTTTACCCCACCAGAATCTCATTAAGATGGCATCTATCTCTTGTGTTGTTGCCACAGGGAGTTTAAAATGTGACATAGAATAGATAGGGGTTGATACAGCAACCGATTTGATCATAACTTCTTTACCAGCTGGTGAAAGAAATTTAGTACTCCAATGAGACGTTCTCTGTTTAACACGTTGAACAACGGTACtaaacatttctttttttttccatccaAACTGTTCTGGTAGACCCAAATACTTCCCATCACCACCATGATTTGAAATTCCAAGAATGTGTTTCAAGGAGTCTTGTTTGGAACCATGAACCTTAGAACCAAAAGTTATTACTGATTTgtcttgatttattttttgaCCAGAGCATTTTTCATAGATATCAAACACTTCTTTTAGAGCCTTGCAATTGTTTTGATTAGCAATGCAGAAAAAGAGAGAGTCATCCgcaaaaaatatatgagtaacATATGGAGTCCCTTGTCCGATTTTAATACCATTTATTTTCTTACGCCGGACTTGAACATCAATTAGATGACTCAAAATATCAGCACAGAGAATATATAGATATGAAGATATTGGATCCCCTTGACGTAACCCCCGCCGTGGAATGATATGTCCTTGAGGAACACCATTAATAAGCACTGAATATTCAATTGTACTGACCAGAGCCATTACCCAAGTTATCCATTTTTCTGCAAAGCCAAATGCTCGTAAGGTACCTTCGAGAAAATTCCAATCAACACGATCATAAGCTTTAGTGATGTTTGTCTTAACAGCCATATATGTCTGGGACACTCGTTTCCTTGATTTATGAGAATGCATAAGCTCATGGGCAATCATAACATTATCACTGCTTGTGAATCCAAGACAATTTTGTCGAGAGAAGATTTCAGccgaaaaaccaaaatcttGGTTATGATTTTGTAGAGGACATTACAGAGAGCAATTGGACGAAATTCAGACAGTGTTTGAGGATACTTATTTCTTGGTATCATACATATATTTGTATGGTTAAGTCCTGGTGATAATTTTCCCGTTGCAAAAACCCTtagttgttttgtttgtttagttttttttgttagacatgtttgttgattttgttatcgtttaataaagaaaacagtgaaaaaaaaaaaaaaaaatcgtcgcAACTCGCAAGTGATACTGTATGAAACCTTGTGCTCGACTGTCTTGCACTTTGTCAGTTTCCgtcggccaaaaaaaaaaaaaaactgtcaaaaaacaataaaaagtttctctctttctcttttctctctctctctctgaagaATCTCAAGCCGTTTCGTTTCTTCCGCCAAGCTCACGCCTTTGCCGCCGGCTGGATCGACTCTGCTCCGGCGACCCATTACAGTAAAAGACATTACCTCTACATGATCCCTTTCATTTGTGTTGTTCCACTTAAAAAGGTGAAAACTTTATTGTTTCAGGGGTTGCTTGGTAGCTGTGGAGGTTTCTTTGTCTAGCTTTGTTGCTAAGTAGCTTCTgggtttgatttattaaaagtCTCCATCTTTATTAGTTTGGAAGCTAATTAGTGTCTTGGAGTGAGAGTTCTGAGTTTTCTAGGGTTCTTATTCTGATTTAAGTTTAGTAATGGCGGAACCTGCTATGGTGGATAGAGGGATACAGAGCTTAATAGCTGCAACTAACCATTTGAAATCGAGTCTAGAGAAATCTAAAGCCATTGGTTTAGCTTTGGAGCGCACCAGTCCTAGGTTTGACGAGATTGAGCAGAGACTGCCTTCCCTTGAGGCCGCTGTAAGACCCATACGAGCAGATAGAGAAGCTCTCGTGGCTGTCGGCGGCCACATTAACCGAGCCGTCGGTCCAGCAGCTGCAGTCCTCAAGGTGTTGGACGCTGTCCACGGACTCGAGAAGTCTTTGCTATCAGACCCCAAGAACGATCTCTCCGGCTACTTAGCCGTACTAAAGCGGTTAGAGGAAGCGTTGAGGTTCCTAGGCGAGAACTGTGGGTTAGCTATCCAGTGGCTGGAGGACATAGTCGAGTATCTGGAAGACCACAGCGTTGCTGACGAGAAGTATCTTTCGAATCTgaagaagtctttgaaaggtcTCAGGGAGTTTCAACAAGAGAAAGCTCGCCTTGACGGCGGGCTTAGGGACGCCGCTTTAGACAAGCTCGAGAACGAGTTCAGGAGGCTGTTGAAGGACAACAGCGTCCCACTTCCAATGGCGCCGCCATTAGGAGAACAAGCGTGCATCGCGCCGCCTCAGCTGCCTGTGACCGTAATCCACAAACTGCAAGCCGTTCTCGGGAGGCTCAGAGCGAATAACAGACTCGAAATGTGCGTTTCGATTTACGTTGAAGTGAGGAGCTCTAACGTTAGAGCTAGTCTTCAAGCGCTTGACCTGGACTATCTAGACATATCAGTCACCGAGTTCAACGACGTGCAGAGCATCGAAGGTTACATTTCTCAGTGGGGGAACCATTTAGAGTTTGCGGTCAAGCACCTCTTCGAAGCAGAGTTCAAGCTTTGCGGCGACGTGTTTGAGAGATTCGGTTCAAACGTTTGGTTAGATTGCTTCTCCAAGATAGCTGCTCAAGCGGGGATGCTCGCGTTTCTCCAGTTCGGTAAAACCGTTACCGATTCCAAGAAagatccaatcaagcttctgaaGCTGTTAGACATCTTCACTTCTTTAAACAAACTGAGGGGAGACTTTAACCGTCTCTTTGGCGGAGCAGCTTGTGTTGAGATCCAAAGCTTCACTAGAGATATCATCAAGAAGCTGATAGACGGCGCGGCTGAGATCTTCTGGGAGCTTCTGGTTCAGGTGGAGATTCAGAAACAGATCCAGCCGCCTAGCGATGGCGGTGTGCCTAGGCTTGTCAGCTTTGTGACTGATTACTGCAATAAACTTGTAGGAGATAAGTACAAATCAACGCTTAGTCAAGTTCTGCTCATACAGAAGAGCTGGAGATCAGAGAGGTTCCAAGAGAATCAGCTAACGGTtgagattctaagaatcatcaaAATGATAGAGCAGAACATGGAGGCGTGGATGAAAGCCTATCCGGATCAAACGCTAGCTCATTTCTTCGGTATGAACAATCATTATCATCTTTACAAGAGCTTAAAGGGTACGAGGATTGGTGATCAGTTAGGAGACTCCTGGCTGAAGGAGCATGATCAGTACAAGGAGTATTACGCTACCGTCTTCCTTAGAGACACTTGGGGTAAGCTCCCAAGCCATTTGAGCAGGGAAGGGCTTATACTCTTCTCTGGCGGACACGCCACGGCGCGTGATCTCGTCAAGAAGAGGCTGAAGTCTTTTAACGATGCGTTTGATGAGATGTATAAGAAGCAGTCCACGTGGGTCGTGCCTGAGAAAGATTTGAGGGAGAGGGTTTGTCAGCAGATTGTTCAGGCTGTTGTGCCGGTTTACAGAAGCTATATGCAGAACTATGGGCCGTTGGTTGAGAAAGATGCTAGTTCGAGCAAGTACGTGAGGTACACGGTGGTGGCTTTGGAGAAGATTCTCAGCTCTCTTTACATACCTAGGCCCATGAGATATGGAAGTTTTAAGGGTACACCGCCGAGTGAGAAACTCAGGAACGATGTTGATCTTAGACGCACTACTTCAGCTGTTGTATGATTGAAGCCATGTTCTGTTGTCTGAAAATGTGATCATGTTGTGTCTGCTCTTCCATCTCCTGGGAATGTTATCTTCAGTGGAGAAGCAGATGTAGACTTTTTATACGTATATAAGATACTGTCGCTCTAGGTATAGCTTTTTAGTCACTGATCAAGTCCCCTTAGTTCATTTATGTCTTGAAGTTTCATGTTAGGGGTTAAGGGGGTTAAGATTATTCTATTTAGTGAGATAGCTAGAAGATCAGTAATGGAAAAATGTTGTGCTACGTTTGTgacattttatgattttttttttttaaataatggaaaaatgtatgaaaaaaacaGTTTCCTTGTTCTTTCTTTACCTTCAAGGAAGCTCGTTAGACTTGGTTACACCTAgacctgggcgttcgggtacccgttggtATTCGGATCGGGTTTTCAGATTTATGCTTCTAGGtctcatactaaaattttattagtacgggtcgggttcggataataacacttcgggttcggttcaaaattgtattgcatcataaaacccataaagtaatcatatatggtacggattcgggttatatcggttcggttcagatataaccaaagtaaaaaacaaaatttttgaagtaaaacataaagaaaaacatctaaattaaataaaaattaatctatcacatataaaattgataaaataacaataaaatgttaaatcaagcatgaaaacaaacatcatttgtaaaaaatatgtattgacTTACAGAGAGtagaatttttatttcaatgagcaaattataaaatacttatttataactaattgtgtacttgaagcatttattagaattttaatatttattattatatataatattaccacaaatattgaatttaataattgaaatacttatatatatttcaaaataattatattgactattaatttcggatttttcaggttaccgttcgggttcggttaataacacttcgggttcggatattttatgtaccaccctacaagacccgtccgggtatttttacgtttcggATCGGATAACGGGTCGGGTTTTTTTGTTCGGATTCgattcggatttcgggttccggattttatgcccaTGCCTAGTTACACCCGTGAGGGCAGTACTGTAATGAGATTCTTCACACCTTGCCAATCTTTTGCATACAAAAACCACAATGTCCTCATAAAGGATTCAATCATCACATTCAAGAGAGACCCCTTTGCTTCATGCATTTAGACATCGTTGTTTCCAAAATTCACTTTGATAAAGTCCCAAGTTTGTTTGTgctttttcaaattattatttaatagtatatacttgcaaaaactaaactaattatgtcaaaatccgTGTAGATATCATTTCAGTATGAATTAGTTCAAATCCTATCTGGTTTCACTGACGTAAATTTACTACTTTTACCTTTTacctttttttcaaaaaaaaaaaatcagtaataatgagAATTGGATAAGGTTTTTGGCTGTTATAACGACCACTGAACTATCGGGTACATCGGACAGCATCGGACTTAACGGAGACAGTAACTCCGAAACGTACGGCTAAGGTCCGAGAGCTAGCCAATCTGCAGAGACCACGAAATCATTAACGTGTCAAAAACGTCAAAGTCGCCGTTAGCGTCTTTTCCCTCGGGGTACTATTTTTAGAACATTTGCGCGTATTACACAGAGAGAGACTCAAATACTGTGACTCATCCTATGCGTATATAATAAATTCTTTATAAGCCAACTTTCTTTCTCTCCGCCGGAGATTAGTTCTTAACTCGAGCTCTTAACTTGCGCGCATCGCCGGTTGATGACAGCTAAGTCCGGTTGGTGGAATAACAGGAGGAGACGAGGTCGAAGAGGAGAAGGCTAGAAGAACTGAGAAATGGAGTTTCTGGCAGGTTCGACGTTTGAAGCTGGTACGGCGGTGCAGGATGAAGCTGCACCGGCGGCTCTGTTCTTGACGGAGGAATCTAGCCGCGGTGGAAGCGGGATCGGATTAAGGAGATGTGTTAAGTCTCTGTCGGAGGAGATATCAGAGAGTTCTTCATCATCTGTAGTCGTGTCGGGAGAAAGCAGCGCAAACGAGGAAGAGGACGGTGCCGTTTCGTCACGAGGAACATGGTTTGGTTCCTCTCTGGAAGATTCTCTTCCGATCAAGTACGTTTTTTCTTTGATCATCTTTTCAATTTTTGGCATTTAATTTGTCTTCCCAAATTTTAATTAaccttgtgttttttttctaattcaGGAGAGGATTATCAAATCATTACATAGGGAAATCGAAATCATTTGGGAATCTATTTGAAGCGAGCAACTCCAAGGATCTAGAGAAAGTGGAGAGTCCGTTGAACAAGAGAAGGAGATTGCTTATTGCTAACAAGCTAAGGAGATCACCACTGTCTTCTTTTAGCATCTACTCCAAGACTAATAATAACCTTAATTCCATGCCTTTACTTGCATTGCAAGAGTCTAATGAGGAGGATCACAAATTCAGTTATGATAATGATCATAGTAGTGATGATGAAACTAGTAAGTTGCAAGAGAAGAGGATGAAGATGACAACGAATAATAGAGATTTTATGGTTCAAACTCATAGCTGCTTATGTTTAACTAGTTTTCGAGATGCTGATCGATAATTCATTATTTTCTCCACTTGTGtttcgtttttttgtttgtttctgttGTCAGAGTAGAGTAAGTTTCGTTGGCAATAATTGATCGAAGATTTGATAGAATCGTTGTCTAGTCGCTAAGATGTGCGTTACCGATATATTTCTCTATGAAAACTATTATCATACAGCACCATATTCATCTAAAGTTAAAAATTCATTCTATATATTCACTAGAATACTAGATGAATATTAAATACTAGTTTCTCTACAAACTCAAAGTTCGGATTATATTTATTTCCACCAtgattaattttagtttaattagacaccaatcaaaattaaaagaaaatagcgATTAAAGTAATGAATTTCATATCCATCTGAAATAAAACACAAAACTCGAAAATTAAAGAGTCAAATTCCTCAAATTTTGAGAAGAACCGGATTACTTTATCACTAATGGTTTTGATAATTTGGGGATTTtgtctttctaatttttaagttttctgTTCTATTTCGGATAAACTGGAAGTATTTTtcgtttaattttaattttatttggtgTTTGATGATTAAGCGTGTATATACAGTAAATCTTGTGATATAGGTCTGAACtgattttgaactttttatttgatatttaatatttatttaatgggTATATAAAATGTAGTCTTAAGTTCTTAACTTCGTGTAGATATGATGGGTATTTAACgtgtatttaatatttatttaatgggTATATGATAATTTTGAAGGAAAAATAGATAATTAACCATTTAGATGATAATAAATTTGTTGAACTTATAATAATGATTAATGAATTGGAGTACTTGTGGATATGGTTTGATCTCCACTAATTAAACAATATGATCATACTTCTTGCCTGTAATCTTTAGTGGATATCGTTCCATTATTTgacccaaataaaaaaaaatatttcgtaAAATTTGGTTAGGTCAAGTCAGGTGTAATGTGAACCAAGGTTTAAGTCTAAGATAAGGTTTCCTCTTGTATTCTTATGACATAAGTTGCATAGCACGAGTCATGCCGTTGCGTTGCACGAGTCCGAGTCATGTTGTTCAAACTATTTAACTGATCGATATTCCTTAAAAACTCAGGATTCTCACACATATTCTTTCATATAAAAATCTTCAATGTGAACAAAGGTCTAAGATAATGTTTCCACTTGTATTCTGAATTTCTCAATGTTGCATAAGTCATGCTGTTTTGCTTTGCATGAGTCATGCTGTTCAAACTACTAATATTCTATACGAACTCAGGTTTTTCAGGCATATTCTTTCATCAGAGCTGGCATCAAATAGTTGATTATATAAAATTCACAATGCGTACACCAACATTTgcaacttttttgttttgttttttgtttttaacatttGCAACCTTATATTCGAATCCATACGATAGTTAGGATTtgctataatattttatgccggataaataaattttctaaaagctCCTTACCCCGACTCCCAACGCACGTCCTGGCTTGTCACTTTCACCCTGCAACTACCTCGTTACCCCCCGGTTTCTTTCCTAATCTAGAAAGTTGACCATCTATGCTACCTTCTGCAATCTCACCTACCTTGTTTAACTTTCCTCTTTGAGTTATTTTTCAAATTCTCGGCCTGCCCTGGCCGGTGCTCttccctctcttcaccggcTCCGTCGGTCGGAGATGACCATGAACGACGATTTCTCTAGCTCTTCTCGGTACAATATACATCTACCGGTTTCATCCTCTCATGTCAGCGGGTATAGTTCATTGAACTGTTTGCTTAGAATCGACTGCTACTCCTCTAAGTAACTCCCCTGACAGAACTCTCTCCTTTGTCGAAAACTGCCTGCTCTCAGTCTCTTCGCTAGTTTCTTCTTCCCATCCACTACTACTTTCCAGTATAGAAGCTTCTTCTAGTGCAACCATCTATCTACACTACACCGAAGACTCTCTTTAAAGACACATAACTAGGCATAGTCTACTACTCAGAGGTCACCTTTTCTACCCCTTCCGACTTTGTTCCCCACCTACCTCTGCAATCATGGGACGTAGACTCTCTGCAGAAGAGAAAGGCAAAGTCATTGCAAGCAACCCATCAGGCTTTCCAAGACTCCGCATGGGCGCACCTGACTTTGACCCATCAGACCTTATCAAGGACAACATGCTTACTCTTGTTGGCCGCCTGACTAACCCAAGAGAACAAAAGATGAGCTCTGTTCTGCCTTACCTAGCAAAGAAATGGAATCTCATGGGTGTTTCCAATTCCGTTTCAACAAAGAATAAGACGTCAAGATGGTCTTAGCCAACAGACCATATCAATATGGGCCCTGAATGATTATTGTACAACGCTGGGAACCTATTATTTCTCCAAACTTCCCGGCGCAAATTCCCTTTTGGATCTCGCTTTGAGGCATACCTCTACACTATTGGCACGAAAAAGGTCGTGCGCAATATAAGCCTCGAACTAGGTGAGCTTGAAACCTATGAGGTTACGAGATCTGCAGCTCGTGTAAGGGTGATGGTAGATGGTCCGAAACAGCTGATATGGAAGCATCCATGGACTATGATTCAGGCGAGGAAAGCATTATCTCTTTGCACTATGAAAACTTAGGGAATCACTGTTCCATATGCTACCGTCTATCTCACCTGCAGTCTCACTGCCCGGAGAGACCTGCGGCTCCTACTACCCACCAGACAGAGACCAATGGGCTGGCACATTATAGTCGACCGAGAGACACTACCTCAACCAATCACTCGGGAACCAGCTGGAACGACTGGTAGCGATAACAGACCCTTCCAGCAACGAGTAGACCGCCATGGGAGACCTTTTGGTAGCAGAGTCTCATCAACGTCTCTCCGCAGGGCCTCGAAACAAGCTTGCTCCGGCCTCGTTCCACCCATATGAGCGTAACAAGGGTAAATCTccagagaagaaagaaaaggaataCTCCTCTCCTCCATACACGAGACGTAAATTCACTCATCAAGAGGAGGAGCATGAGCACGGGATTCATAGAGAAAGGAACCGTGCCTCTCCAAACCTCCAATGGAGAGTTAAGTCTCTTCTGCTCAACCAAGAAGTGACTCCCCCGAGTGCTCCTTTCCAACCTCCCAGACCCTCCGTGGAACGTAATCTGAATGCGGTGGACTTCCCTGCAGAACCAACAGTTCCTTCTAGAGAGGAGGTGATGAAAGAGCTCAGAGAAGTTACCCTCCAGTACCTAAACTGTCCAGACCCGGTGGAGAGTGCAGCATGAAAACAACGAGCGCTTCTGAGTGAAATGGATGGCACGGTGGAAGAGACAACAACACGTATCATACAAGCTTCAACATCAGCTGTGCGTGCCCATATAGAAGCTCCTCAGGAGCCACTCTTTCCAGCCCCACTTCCCCAGGAATCAGAAGCTGAAGCAACATCAAGGCCTACGAGAAAACGTGGACGACCCCGCAAAAATACAGAAAGAAGAACCATTGTCAGGCTCAATCCAAGGACCTTCTCAGGCACGGGATCGCGCAAGAGAAACTTAGCTCGTCTCCAAGCCTCACAAGGCACGTCATCCAGAGCGATCACAACACAGGACGCAACGACATCAACATCTGCGGCACCACCGATAGTCCTGATACCAGCTAGCACGAGGAAGACGACGGATTTTCCTCGGTTAACTCCCGATCTTCCTTAGCAGAAATGAGCTGGAACTGTCGTGAGCTGGGAAATCCCATGACAGTCCATCGTATCAGGAATCTTCGTCAACAAGCATCCCTTGATATCATATTCCTCATGGAGGCAAAAAATCCGGACTCCTTTGTGCGTAGCGAGCTAGACTTTCTTGTAACGGATCACCATCTCCTTGTCCCACCGGTTAGATCTAGCAGTGGTGGCCTTGCTCTCTTCTGGAAACTAAGATATTGATCTCCAAATCCTATCATCATCCAAGAATGTTATCGATACTGTTATTTCCCATATAGGATCCACTGTGTTTGTAACCTTTGTGTATGGTGAACCTGAAGTTCCTAATAGAAATATAATTTGGGATTCTTTGATTGAGCTCGCATCCACACGAAACACAGCTTGGATGTTGACGAGTGCTTTTAATGAGATTGTGGATAATAGTGAAAAGTCGGGAGGCCCGGAAAGAACGGAAGGTACCTTTGGATCCTTCCGTAATATGCTTGCTCAGTGTGATTTGTTTGACCTGAAACACTCTGGTATCTCACTATCTTGGAGAGGAAGGTGCCGCACCCACCTTGTATACTGCAGATTAGACCGGACGTTGGTCAACCCGGCGTGGTCCGATAGTTTGCCTACTGGCATATGCCAATATCTCAGCTTTGAAGGGTCAGACCATAGGCCCATTATCACTGTGTTTGATTCAGCAAAACGTCGTCGACATCGCCTCTTCAAATATGATCGCAGACTCCGAGATAATGCCGACCTAAAGGAGTTAATTGATGGGGTCTGGAATACTAATACAAATGCTCCCATCGACACCCGCCTTGCAATGTGTAGACGAGCTATCTCTACATGGACGCGAGAACAATACTTCAACAGCAAGGAAGCAATCAGCAGCTTGAAACAGCGGTTGGACGTAGCGATGACTGACCCTCAGGGGAATGACAGACTGATAACCTCCATCAACTCAGAGCTCATGAATGCATACAAAGCGGAAGAAGAGTTTTGGCGCCAACGAAGTAGGATAATGGGTTATCTTCTGGAGATAAGTACTCAGGATACTTTCATGCGATAGCCAAAGGACGCCGAGCCCGTAACAGAATGTCTGTTATAGAAGACGCAGCAGGCACATCCTACTACGAAGAAGAACAAATTGCAAAGCAGATTTTGGTCTACTTCTCGGACATCTTCTCGTCCTCCGTTAAGGCACTACAATAGCAGACACCACTGTGATTGTCACGTCTGCAATCACACCATCGATCTCAGACACTACGAATGATAGTATCTGCTCTATTCCCGACGCTGCAGAAGTAAAGCATGTGATGTTCCTCATACACCCAGATAAGGCGCCGGGTCCGGATGGCTTCTCGGCAAGGTTTTTCCACTCCAACTGGAACACAATCGGACCAGCCCTAATCTTAGAGATCCAGTCTTTCTTCCGGACATGACACCTACCGCCTCCTACTAATGTCACTTATGTCCGTCTCATACCGAAGATAACAGGAGCCAAGTTGGTATCGGACTACCGTCCGATAGCGTTATGTAACGTGTCCTACAAGGTTATCACAAAGATACTCTCCCTCCGGCTAAAGCCTATTATACAGGATATTATCTCTGAGACGCAGTGTGCATTTGTGCCCGGGAGAGCCATCTCAGACAACGTTCTCATTACACACGAGATTGTACACACACTGAAGATGTCGGAAGCGGAAATCCACTGTTCTATGGCCGTCGAgacggatatgagcaaagccTATGATAGGCTCGAATGGCAGTTCATTGAAGCAGTCCTCGCCTTGGATTTAAGTCATCACTGGTCAATTTGATCATGCAATGCGTGAAGTCTGTCTCCTATTCCTTCCTTGTTAATGACTCAGTCCATGGTAGAATTCCCCCATTTAGAGGAATCCGACAAGGAGATCCACTATCTCTTTGCATATTCATCCTTTGCGGGGAAGTTCTATCGGGGCTTTGTAGACAAGCACAACGTAACGGCCACATGTTGGGACTTAGAGTGGCTATCCCTACACCTCGACTGAATCACCTATTGTTCGCTGATGATACAATGTTCTTCTTGGACACGGACGAGGATAGCTGCTCCGCCTTGATGGAAATCCTCCAGCAGTATAAAGTGTCTTCTGGCCAGTTGATTAATACCTCTAAATCCCCTATTTCCTTTTCAGCCAAGACCCTACAGGAAATACGGCAACGTGTTAAACAATGCCTCGGGATTGAACATGAAGGAGCGGTAGGAAATATCTCGGGTTACCATAACACTTTGGCCAACGGAAAAAGACCTCTTCACTAGCATTGTGGATCGTATAAGACATAAGGCGGCCAGTTGGGCGTCGAGACAGCTCTCTGGCGCTGGCAAGCTGGTCATGTTAAAGTCGGTGCTTACGGCAGTACCTTCCTTTGCAATGACCTGTTTCGAGCTGCCAGTTAGCTTTTGCAATCGGATCCAATCTGTGCTCACGAGATTTTGGTGGGATGCTTCACCGGAACAAAGAAAGATGTGCTGGGTAGCGTGGGAAAGAATCACAACACCTAAAGCGGCTGGAGGACTTGGCGTTCGTGATATTCAGGCGTTCAATGTTGCCTTGCTCGCGAAACAGGCTTGGAGAGTTCTGACTAAACCAGAGTGTCTCTTATCCAGAATCCTTCGGGCCAAGTATTGCAATAAGGCACATTTCCTCCAAACAGAACCACCGAAAGCCGCATCTCGGATGGAGAGGGATTATAAAAGGAAGGGACTTATTATTGACTCACCTAAGTAAAGCCATAGGAGATAAGGAGAACACGAGAATCTGGAAGGACCCTTGGCTCAGCTCAACGAAACCAATGAGACCGATAGGACCCGTCACAGAAGACAACCAAGACCTAGTTGTCGCTGATCTGCTTTGCAGAGGGAGCATGGAATGGAACGTGAGTAAGATCAAGAGCATACTCCCTCAATACCTGAATACGATTCTGAGCATTAAACCGAGCATCACAGGATTACAAACTC
The window above is part of the Brassica napus cultivar Da-Ae chromosome C3, Da-Ae, whole genome shotgun sequence genome. Proteins encoded here:
- the LOC125583475 gene encoding uncharacterized protein LOC125583475, with the translated sequence MEFLAGSTFEAGTAVQDEAAPAALFLTEESSRGGSGIGLRRCVKSLSEEISESSSSSVVVSGESSANEEEDGAVSSRGTWFGSSLEDSLPIKRGLSNHYIGKSKSFGNLFEASNSKDLEKVESPLNKRRRLLIANKLRRSPLSSFSIYSKTNNNLNSMPLLALQESNEEDHKFSYDNDHSSDDETSKLQEKRMKMTTNNRDFMVQTHSCLCLTSFRDADR
- the LOC106442135 gene encoding exocyst complex component EXO70A1, which codes for MAEPAMVDRGIQSLIAATNHLKSSLEKSKAIGLALERTSPRFDEIEQRLPSLEAAVRPIRADREALVAVGGHINRAVGPAAAVLKVLDAVHGLEKSLLSDPKNDLSGYLAVLKRLEEALRFLGENCGLAIQWLEDIVEYLEDHSVADEKYLSNLKKSLKGLREFQQEKARLDGGLRDAALDKLENEFRRLLKDNSVPLPMAPPLGEQACIAPPQLPVTVIHKLQAVLGRLRANNRLEMCVSIYVEVRSSNVRASLQALDLDYLDISVTEFNDVQSIEGYISQWGNHLEFAVKHLFEAEFKLCGDVFERFGSNVWLDCFSKIAAQAGMLAFLQFGKTVTDSKKDPIKLLKLLDIFTSLNKLRGDFNRLFGGAACVEIQSFTRDIIKKLIDGAAEIFWELLVQVEIQKQIQPPSDGGVPRLVSFVTDYCNKLVGDKYKSTLSQVLLIQKSWRSERFQENQLTVEILRIIKMIEQNMEAWMKAYPDQTLAHFFGMNNHYHLYKSLKGTRIGDQLGDSWLKEHDQYKEYYATVFLRDTWGKLPSHLSREGLILFSGGHATARDLVKKRLKSFNDAFDEMYKKQSTWVVPEKDLRERVCQQIVQAVVPVYRSYMQNYGPLVEKDASSSKYVRYTVVALEKILSSLYIPRPMRYGSFKGTPPSEKLRNDVDLRRTTSAVV